A DNA window from Streptomyces parvus contains the following coding sequences:
- a CDS encoding MalY/PatB family protein codes for MGAPYDFDTAVDRRGTWCVQWDGVADRFGVDGLLPFTISDMDFATAPEVLAALRARLDHGVFGYTTWQQDDFRSAIAHWYATRYGTEIDTGQLVYGPSVLSQLSQLLQMWTEEGDGVVVHTPVYDGFRKAITGLGRELRGVPVGDEEALERELSRRDAKVLVLCSPHNPTGRVWTADELARTAALAERYGVAVISDEIHADFVHDDGAGRVHVPWTRVAGDGRWALITSGSKAFNFPALTGSYGFIGDPGDRAEFLRRMETAEGLASPAVLSLTAHIAAYREGAAWLDAVRAYVAGNLGHVAERLGAAFPELGWRPPQAGYLAWIDLRPLGVDESALQRVLVERERVAIMGGSVYGAPGFVRLNVGCPRGKAELGVEALVRGVQAVR; via the coding sequence GTGGGCGCGCCCTACGATTTCGATACCGCCGTCGACCGCCGGGGCACCTGGTGCGTCCAGTGGGACGGGGTCGCCGACCGTTTCGGCGTCGACGGCCTGCTGCCGTTCACCATCTCCGACATGGACTTCGCCACCGCCCCCGAGGTCCTGGCCGCGCTCCGGGCCCGCCTGGACCACGGGGTGTTCGGCTACACCACCTGGCAGCAGGACGACTTCCGCTCGGCGATAGCCCACTGGTACGCGACCCGGTACGGCACCGAGATCGACACCGGGCAGCTCGTCTACGGGCCGTCCGTGCTCAGCCAGCTCTCCCAGCTGCTCCAGATGTGGACGGAGGAGGGAGACGGCGTCGTCGTCCACACCCCTGTGTACGACGGTTTCCGCAAGGCGATCACCGGGCTCGGGCGGGAGCTGCGCGGGGTGCCGGTGGGGGACGAGGAGGCGCTGGAACGGGAGCTTTCGCGGCGCGATGCGAAGGTGCTGGTGCTGTGCTCGCCCCACAACCCGACCGGCCGGGTGTGGACGGCCGACGAGCTGGCCCGGACGGCGGCGCTCGCCGAGCGGTACGGGGTCGCGGTGATCAGCGACGAGATCCACGCGGACTTCGTGCACGACGACGGTGCGGGGCGCGTCCATGTGCCGTGGACGCGGGTGGCGGGCGACGGCCGGTGGGCGCTGATCACGTCCGGGTCGAAGGCGTTCAACTTTCCTGCGCTGACCGGCTCCTACGGGTTCATCGGGGACCCCGGTGACCGGGCTGAGTTCCTGCGGCGGATGGAGACGGCGGAGGGGCTGGCCTCGCCGGCCGTCCTGTCGCTGACCGCGCACATCGCGGCGTACCGGGAGGGGGCGGCGTGGCTGGACGCGGTACGGGCGTATGTGGCGGGGAATCTGGGTCACGTCGCGGAGCGGCTGGGGGCCGCCTTCCCCGAACTGGGCTGGCGGCCGCCGCAGGCCGGATACCTGGCCTGGATCGACCTGCGGCCACTGGGAGTGGATGAGTCCGCGTTGCAGCGGGTGCTGGTGGAGCGGGAGAGGGTGGCGATCATGGGGGGTTCGGTCTACGGGGCGCCGGGGTTCGTCCGGCTGAACGTGGGGTGTCCCCGGGGGAAGGCGGAGTTGGGGGTGGAGGCGTTGGTGCGGGGCGTGCAGGCCGTGCGCTAG
- a CDS encoding alpha/beta hydrolase, giving the protein MSDSPGFPDSAARDRDEAESASAFAHPSVAPDATAAYGDHPDQVVDFYAPRDGRTGAPLVVFLHGGAWRSRYDRVHASPLADFLARRGFAVANVEYRRGGDDIPQQRGGGSGPAPAGADPVAGRWPETFDDVAAALDAMPVLAARELPGADVRRIVVTGHSAGGHLALWAAARHVLPEGSPWRLPAPPPLRGVVALAPIADFATAVRLGVCGGAVTQLLGGEAGLADRAAHADPGALLPTGIATAIVQGVDDIVVPQAVSEAYVDAAAHAGETVGLTLLGGVGHFPLIDPAADACAVVAEEITQLAW; this is encoded by the coding sequence ATGTCGGATTCCCCGGGATTCCCGGACTCTGCGGCGCGTGATCGGGACGAGGCGGAGAGCGCGTCGGCGTTCGCCCATCCTTCCGTCGCCCCCGACGCCACCGCCGCCTACGGGGACCACCCGGACCAGGTCGTCGACTTCTACGCCCCGCGCGACGGCCGCACCGGCGCCCCGCTCGTCGTCTTCCTGCACGGCGGCGCCTGGCGCTCCCGCTACGACCGGGTCCACGCCTCCCCGCTCGCGGACTTCCTGGCCCGCCGGGGCTTCGCCGTGGCCAACGTGGAGTACCGGCGCGGCGGCGACGACATCCCGCAGCAGCGCGGCGGCGGGAGCGGGCCGGCGCCCGCCGGTGCGGACCCGGTCGCGGGGCGCTGGCCGGAGACCTTCGACGACGTGGCCGCGGCGCTGGACGCGATGCCCGTGCTGGCCGCCCGCGAGCTGCCGGGCGCCGATGTGCGGCGGATCGTGGTCACCGGGCACTCGGCTGGCGGGCACCTCGCCCTGTGGGCGGCGGCGCGCCACGTCCTGCCCGAGGGGTCGCCGTGGCGGCTGCCCGCCCCGCCGCCGCTGCGCGGGGTCGTCGCCCTGGCCCCGATCGCGGACTTCGCGACGGCGGTCCGGCTGGGGGTGTGCGGCGGTGCGGTCACACAGCTGCTGGGCGGGGAGGCCGGTCTCGCGGACCGGGCGGCGCACGCCGACCCCGGGGCGCTGCTGCCGACCGGGATCGCCACCGCGATCGTGCAGGGAGTCGATGACATCGTCGTCCCGCAGGCCGTCTCCGAGGCGTACGTCGACGCGGCGGCCCACGCCGGCGAGACGGTCGGGCTGACGCTGCTCGGCGGCGTCGGGCACTTCCCGCTGATCGACCCGGCCGCCGACGCCTGCGCCGTCGTCGCCGAGGAGATCACCCAGCTCGCCTGGTGA
- a CDS encoding histidine kinase has product MTETQTKTSSPEFRAAAGAIDGLRDDLLRNVFAYRPLPPLNPDGRIVRRLPEGLRRVVVWTPHALVLFAAFLVMMAGFAEWEFRFLMGVVPAIPVAMTLIRPVAAFWASMVATVFCAVLGSEGLWGPSAFMAQVVVLVVVAARTRPRAAAWMWLLTLFFGMLLEGGDPSITAPVATLSAFALLVVAVVQIRRDAEREVTVQRTVTAVERDRRTLLEERTTIARELHDVVAHHMSVVAIQAEAAPYRVENPPPELEQAFVTIRENAVAALTELRRVLGVVRAEDYEAPDAPQPTLAALDGLLDNVRETGLETEKVITGAVRELPQGVELSAYRIVQEALSNSLRHAPGASARVELGYVLGGLGLRVVNGPPRGLAKPSPGAGHGITGMRERVAMLNGEMTAGTTADGGYEVAVFLPVPLSEQPERPESRDAAEGTADTVVVDRDGRA; this is encoded by the coding sequence GTGACCGAGACCCAGACGAAGACCAGTAGCCCGGAGTTCCGGGCAGCCGCAGGGGCGATAGACGGCCTGCGGGACGACCTCCTGCGCAACGTGTTCGCCTACCGGCCGTTGCCGCCGCTCAACCCCGACGGACGGATCGTCCGGCGGCTGCCCGAAGGGCTGCGCAGGGTCGTCGTCTGGACCCCGCACGCCCTGGTGCTGTTCGCCGCCTTCCTCGTGATGATGGCCGGGTTCGCCGAGTGGGAGTTCCGCTTCCTGATGGGCGTGGTGCCCGCGATTCCGGTGGCGATGACCCTCATCAGGCCGGTCGCCGCGTTCTGGGCGTCGATGGTGGCGACCGTCTTCTGCGCCGTCCTCGGCAGCGAGGGGCTGTGGGGGCCGAGCGCGTTCATGGCCCAGGTGGTGGTCCTGGTGGTCGTGGCCGCCCGGACCCGCCCCCGTGCGGCCGCCTGGATGTGGCTGCTGACCCTGTTCTTCGGGATGCTGCTGGAGGGCGGCGACCCGTCGATCACCGCGCCCGTGGCCACCCTCTCCGCCTTCGCGCTGCTCGTCGTCGCCGTGGTCCAGATCCGGCGCGACGCCGAACGCGAGGTCACCGTCCAGCGCACCGTCACCGCCGTCGAGCGCGACCGGCGCACGTTGCTGGAGGAGCGCACCACCATCGCCCGGGAGCTGCACGACGTGGTGGCCCACCACATGTCGGTCGTCGCGATCCAGGCCGAGGCCGCCCCCTACCGGGTGGAGAATCCGCCGCCGGAGCTGGAGCAGGCCTTCGTCACCATCCGGGAGAACGCCGTGGCCGCCCTCACCGAACTGCGCCGCGTCCTCGGGGTCGTACGGGCGGAGGACTACGAGGCCCCGGACGCCCCGCAGCCCACCCTCGCCGCGCTCGACGGGCTCCTGGACAACGTCCGCGAGACGGGCCTGGAGACGGAGAAGGTGATCACCGGGGCCGTCCGCGAGCTGCCGCAGGGCGTCGAGCTGTCGGCGTACCGGATCGTCCAGGAGGCCCTGAGCAACAGCCTGCGGCACGCGCCGGGCGCCTCGGCCAGGGTCGAGCTCGGCTATGTCCTCGGCGGGCTCGGGCTGCGCGTGGTCAACGGCCCGCCGCGGGGCCTGGCCAAGCCCTCACCCGGTGCCGGGCACGGGATCACCGGGATGCGGGAGCGGGTCGCGATGCTGAACGGCGAGATGACGGCCGGGACGACGGCCGACGGCGGGTACGAGGTCGCGGTGTTCCTCCCCGTGCCGCTGTCCGAGCAGCCGGAGCGGCCGGAGTCCCGGGACGCGGCCGAAGGCACCGCGGACACCGTCGTCGTCGACCGGGACGGCCGGGCATGA
- the fbaA gene encoding class II fructose-bisphosphate aldolase — MPIATPEAYAEMLDRAKAGKFAYPAINVTSSQTLHAALRGFAEAESDGIVQISTGGAEFLGGQYSKDMVTGAVALAEFAHIVAAKYDVTIALHTDHCPKDKLDGYVRPLLDVSAERVAKGLNPLFQSHMWDGSAETLADNLAIGQELLAKAAAAKIILEVEITPTGGEEDGVTHEINDELYTTVDDALRTAEALGLGEKGRYLLAASFGNVHGVYKPGNVVLRPELLKDLQAGVSEKYGKPAGSQPFDFVFHGGSGSTAEEIVTALENGVVKMNLDTDTQYAFTRPVADHMFRNYDGVLKVDGEVGNKKTYDPRTWGKLAEAGMAARVTEACANLRSTGTKLK, encoded by the coding sequence ATGCCCATCGCAACCCCCGAGGCCTACGCCGAGATGCTCGACCGGGCAAAGGCGGGCAAGTTCGCCTACCCGGCCATCAACGTGACCTCGTCCCAGACCCTGCACGCCGCGCTGCGCGGCTTCGCGGAGGCCGAGAGCGACGGCATCGTCCAGATCTCCACCGGTGGTGCGGAGTTCCTGGGCGGCCAGTACAGCAAGGACATGGTCACGGGCGCCGTCGCCCTGGCCGAGTTCGCCCACATCGTTGCCGCGAAGTACGACGTCACCATCGCGCTGCACACCGACCACTGCCCCAAGGACAAGCTGGACGGGTACGTACGTCCGCTGCTCGACGTCTCCGCCGAGCGCGTCGCCAAGGGTCTGAACCCGCTGTTCCAGTCCCACATGTGGGACGGTTCGGCCGAGACCCTCGCCGACAACCTGGCCATCGGCCAGGAGCTGCTGGCCAAGGCCGCCGCCGCCAAGATCATCCTTGAGGTCGAGATCACCCCGACCGGCGGTGAGGAGGACGGCGTCACGCACGAGATCAACGACGAGCTGTACACGACCGTCGACGACGCGCTGCGTACCGCCGAGGCGCTCGGCCTGGGCGAGAAGGGCCGCTACCTGCTGGCCGCCTCCTTCGGCAACGTCCACGGTGTCTACAAGCCGGGCAACGTCGTGCTCCGCCCCGAGCTGCTGAAGGACCTCCAGGCGGGCGTCTCCGAGAAGTACGGCAAGCCGGCCGGCAGCCAGCCGTTCGACTTCGTCTTCCACGGCGGCTCGGGCTCCACCGCCGAGGAGATCGTCACCGCGCTGGAGAACGGCGTCGTGAAGATGAACCTCGACACCGACACCCAGTACGCCTTCACCCGCCCGGTCGCGGACCACATGTTCCGCAACTACGACGGTGTCCTGAAGGTCGACGGCGAGGTCGGCAACAAGAAGACCTACGACCCCCGCACCTGGGGCAAGCTCGCCGAGGCCGGCATGGCCGCGCGCGTCACCGAGGCCTGCGCGAACCTGCGCTCCACGGGCACGAAGCTGAAGTAG
- a CDS encoding response regulator transcription factor produces the protein MSDTDIRVLIVDDQMMVREGFSVLLNAMPGITVVGEALDGRQALDQVAALRPDVVLMDIRMPEMNGIEATREIVARDADAKVLVLTTFDLDEYVYQALRAGASGFLLKDASARQLADGVRVVASGEALLAPTVTRRLITEFSKLAETPRPPALARIGDLTERETEVLVLIAQGLSNAEIASHLIVAESTIKTHVSRILVKLGLRDRTQAAVFAYEARLVTPG, from the coding sequence ATGAGCGACACCGACATCCGGGTCCTGATCGTCGACGACCAGATGATGGTCCGCGAGGGCTTCTCGGTCCTGCTCAACGCGATGCCCGGGATCACCGTGGTGGGCGAGGCCCTGGACGGCCGGCAGGCGCTCGACCAGGTCGCCGCCCTGCGCCCGGACGTCGTCCTGATGGACATCCGCATGCCGGAGATGAACGGCATCGAGGCGACCCGCGAGATCGTCGCGCGGGACGCCGACGCGAAGGTCCTGGTGCTGACGACCTTCGACCTCGACGAGTACGTCTACCAGGCGCTGCGGGCCGGAGCCTCGGGCTTCCTCCTCAAGGACGCCTCGGCCCGGCAGCTCGCCGACGGGGTGCGGGTGGTGGCCTCGGGCGAGGCGCTGCTCGCCCCGACGGTCACCCGGCGGCTGATCACCGAGTTCTCCAAGCTCGCGGAGACCCCGCGGCCGCCGGCGCTGGCCCGGATCGGGGATCTCACCGAGCGTGAGACGGAGGTGCTCGTCCTCATCGCGCAGGGGCTCTCCAACGCGGAGATCGCCTCGCATCTGATCGTCGCCGAGTCCACGATCAAGACGCATGTGAGCCGCATCCTGGTGAAGCTGGGGCTGCGCGACCGGACCCAGGCGGCGGTGTTCGCGTACGAGGCGCGGCTGGTCACCCCGGGGTAG
- a CDS encoding DUF3151 domain-containing protein, whose amino-acid sequence MSIHENLLGGPAPTHLPDDPEPRELLAAGTPPTEVAAKYPTSSLAWAQLADEAFEGGRVVESYAYARTGYHRGLDSLRRAGWKGHGPVPFEHEPNRGFLRALHALARAAGAIGETEEHERCTTFLRDSSPTAADILG is encoded by the coding sequence ATGTCCATCCACGAGAACCTGCTCGGGGGCCCCGCCCCGACCCACCTCCCCGACGACCCCGAGCCGCGCGAGCTGCTCGCCGCCGGCACCCCGCCCACCGAGGTCGCCGCGAAGTACCCCACCTCCTCGCTCGCCTGGGCGCAGCTCGCCGACGAGGCGTTCGAGGGCGGCCGGGTCGTCGAGTCGTACGCATACGCCCGTACCGGCTACCACCGCGGACTCGACTCCCTGCGCCGGGCCGGCTGGAAGGGCCACGGGCCCGTCCCGTTCGAGCACGAGCCGAACCGCGGCTTCCTGCGCGCCCTGCACGCCCTGGCCAGGGCGGCGGGCGCGATCGGCGAGACGGAGGAGCACGAGCGCTGCACGACGTTCCTGCGCGACTCCTCGCCGACCGCCGCCGACATCCTGGGCTGA
- the pyrE gene encoding orotate phosphoribosyltransferase, whose protein sequence is MTDVRADLLQQIKDKAVVHGKVTLSSGLEADWYIDLRRITLDGKAAPLVGQVMLDATAELDYDCVGGLTLGADPVATSMLHASAARGKSLDAFVVRKAQKAHGMQRRIEGTDVKGRRCLVVEDTSTTGGSPLTAVEAVREAGGEVVAVAVIVERGAAPAIAEAGLPYVHVYSVADLDLG, encoded by the coding sequence GACAAGGCCGTGGTGCACGGCAAGGTGACCCTTTCCTCGGGTCTGGAAGCCGACTGGTACATCGACCTGCGCCGGATCACGCTGGACGGCAAGGCCGCGCCGCTGGTCGGGCAGGTCATGCTCGACGCCACCGCCGAGCTGGACTACGACTGCGTCGGCGGGCTGACGCTCGGGGCCGACCCGGTCGCCACCTCGATGCTGCACGCCTCCGCCGCCCGGGGTAAGAGCCTGGACGCCTTCGTCGTCCGCAAGGCGCAGAAGGCGCACGGGATGCAGCGCCGGATCGAGGGCACGGACGTCAAGGGCCGCCGCTGCCTGGTCGTCGAGGACACCTCGACCACGGGCGGCTCGCCCCTGACCGCCGTCGAGGCGGTCCGTGAGGCGGGCGGCGAGGTCGTCGCCGTCGCCGTGATCGTCGAGCGCGGGGCCGCCCCGGCCATCGCCGAGGCCGGTCTGCCGTACGTCCACGTGTACTCGGTGGCCGATCTCGACCTGGGCTGA
- a CDS encoding MFS transporter, giving the protein MVPASSAPGEIRVASPVGRWVVLTTVLGSGMAMLDSTVINVALPRIGEDLGTDLAALQWTVNAYMLTLAGLILLGGALGDRYGRRRVFVVGVVWFAVASLLCGIAPNAGVLIAARALQGVGGALLTPGSLALIQASFHPDDRARAVGLWSGFGGVGAAVGPFVGGWLVDGPGWRWVFLLNLPLAAICVPVALRHVPESRDPAAHGRFDVLGAALGALALAGVTYALIEAPEQGASPLVVGSAAGGLLLGAAFVRVERRRADPMVPPSIFRSRLFTSVNLVTFCVYAALGGFFFLSAIQLQVVAGYSALGAGTALLPTTVLMLLFSASAGELGRRIGPRVPLTVGPLLAAAGMLLMLRVGPGSASFGGYVTEVLPAVLVLGAGLVVVVAPLTATVLAAVDAGRAGLASGINNAAARAAGLIAVAALPLLAGMGPEAYRDAGEFATTFRRAMPMCAALLVAGAVLAWWTVRAPAATAAVRGERPECAVHCGVTAPPLEPERREG; this is encoded by the coding sequence ATGGTTCCAGCTTCCTCCGCCCCCGGGGAGATCCGGGTCGCCTCGCCCGTCGGGCGCTGGGTCGTGCTGACCACCGTGCTCGGGTCCGGCATGGCGATGCTCGACTCCACCGTCATCAACGTCGCCCTGCCCCGTATCGGCGAGGACCTCGGCACCGATCTGGCCGCCCTCCAGTGGACCGTCAACGCCTACATGCTCACGCTCGCCGGGCTGATCCTCCTCGGCGGGGCGCTCGGGGACCGGTACGGTCGCCGCCGGGTGTTCGTCGTCGGGGTGGTCTGGTTCGCCGTGGCCTCGCTGCTCTGCGGGATCGCGCCGAACGCCGGCGTGCTCATCGCCGCCCGGGCCCTCCAGGGCGTCGGCGGGGCGCTCCTCACGCCGGGGTCCCTCGCGCTCATCCAGGCCAGTTTCCATCCGGACGACCGGGCGCGGGCCGTGGGGCTCTGGTCCGGGTTCGGCGGGGTCGGGGCGGCCGTGGGACCGTTCGTGGGCGGGTGGCTCGTGGACGGGCCCGGATGGCGGTGGGTGTTCCTGCTGAATCTGCCGCTCGCCGCGATCTGCGTACCCGTCGCGCTCCGGCACGTACCGGAGTCGCGGGATCCGGCGGCGCACGGGCGGTTCGACGTGCTCGGGGCCGCCCTCGGGGCCCTGGCCCTCGCCGGGGTGACGTACGCGCTGATCGAGGCCCCGGAACAGGGCGCCTCCCCGCTCGTGGTCGGGTCGGCCGCCGGCGGTCTGCTGCTGGGGGCCGCGTTCGTGCGGGTGGAGCGGCGGCGGGCCGACCCCATGGTGCCGCCGTCGATCTTCCGCTCCCGGCTGTTCACCTCGGTCAACCTGGTGACCTTCTGCGTCTACGCGGCCCTCGGCGGCTTCTTCTTCCTCTCCGCGATCCAGCTCCAGGTCGTCGCCGGGTACTCGGCGCTGGGGGCCGGTACCGCGCTGCTGCCCACCACCGTGCTGATGCTGCTCTTCTCCGCCTCCGCCGGTGAGCTGGGGCGGCGCATCGGGCCCCGTGTCCCGCTCACCGTGGGGCCGCTCCTGGCCGCCGCCGGGATGCTCCTGATGCTGCGGGTGGGGCCGGGCAGTGCCTCCTTCGGCGGGTACGTCACCGAGGTGCTGCCCGCCGTCCTGGTGCTCGGCGCCGGGCTCGTCGTGGTCGTCGCGCCGCTCACCGCGACCGTCCTGGCCGCCGTGGACGCCGGACGGGCCGGTCTGGCCAGCGGCATCAACAACGCCGCCGCCCGGGCCGCCGGGCTCATCGCGGTGGCGGCCCTGCCGCTGCTGGCCGGGATGGGGCCCGAGGCGTACCGGGACGCGGGCGAGTTCGCCACGACCTTCCGGCGGGCGATGCCGATGTGCGCGGCGCTGCTGGTCGCCGGTGCGGTCCTCGCGTGGTGGACGGTGCGCGCCCCGGCCGCCACCGCCGCCGTCCGGGGCGAGCGGCCCGAGTGCGCGGTGCACTGCGGGGTCACCGCCCCGCCGCTGGAGCCGGAGCGGCGGGAGGGGTGA
- a CDS encoding NAD(P)H-binding protein, whose product MTILVTGATGTVGRRVVEQLLERGEHVRALTRDPERAQFPAGVEVAGGDLTDPASLAPALHGVTGLHLITFGGALFAPLETADEILALAKEAGVRRVTVLHGGGDTPMETAVRASDFAWTVVMPVEFMANALEWAPGIRSEGVVREPFVDRLSAMVHESDIGAVAAVALTEDGHGGQVYLVTGPEVLTVRDRTTTIGAARGAEVELVELTEEQALETWRGQGMPEDVIAFLIGVYRDTPLEGRTVSGTVEKVTGRPARTFAQWAGEHAHHFRAEA is encoded by the coding sequence ATGACGATCCTGGTGACCGGAGCCACGGGAACGGTCGGCCGCCGCGTGGTCGAGCAGCTGCTGGAGCGCGGCGAGCACGTCCGGGCCCTCACCCGCGACCCGGAGCGGGCGCAGTTCCCGGCCGGGGTCGAGGTCGCCGGCGGCGACCTCACGGACCCGGCGTCGCTGGCTCCCGCGCTGCACGGCGTGACCGGGCTGCACCTCATCACCTTCGGCGGAGCCCTCTTCGCGCCGCTGGAGACCGCCGACGAGATCCTCGCCCTGGCGAAGGAGGCGGGCGTGCGCCGGGTGACCGTGCTGCACGGCGGCGGGGACACCCCGATGGAGACGGCGGTGCGCGCGAGCGACTTCGCCTGGACGGTCGTGATGCCCGTGGAGTTCATGGCGAACGCCTTGGAGTGGGCCCCCGGCATCCGGAGCGAGGGCGTGGTCCGCGAGCCGTTCGTGGACCGGCTGAGCGCGATGGTCCACGAGTCGGACATCGGCGCGGTGGCGGCCGTCGCACTCACCGAGGACGGTCACGGCGGCCAGGTGTACCTGGTCACCGGACCGGAGGTGCTGACCGTCCGCGACAGGACGACGACCATCGGCGCGGCGCGGGGCGCGGAGGTGGAACTGGTCGAGCTCACCGAGGAGCAGGCGCTGGAGACCTGGCGGGGCCAGGGCATGCCGGAGGACGTGATCGCGTTCCTGATCGGCGTCTACCGGGACACCCCGCTGGAGGGCCGGACCGTCTCCGGCACGGTCGAGAAGGTCACCGGGCGGCCGGCCCGGACCTTCGCCCAGTGGGCCGGGGAGCACGCGCACCACTTCCGCGCGGAGGCCTGA
- the kynU gene encoding kynureninase: MSETTTATRTEDLRARALKLDATDPLAARRELFALDDGVYLDGNSLGALPVHVPARVQDVLTRQWGQLRIRSWGESGWWTAPERIGDRIAPLVGAAAGQIVVGDSTSVNVFKAVVAAARIAGEGRDEILVDATTFPTDGYIAASAARLTGHRLVPVAPDDVPAALGPRTAVVLLNHVDYLSGRLHDLPGLTAAVHAAGAVAVWDLCHSAGALPVGLDEHGVDLAVGCTYKYLNGGPGSPAYLYVAERHQAAFDSPLPGWNSHADPFGMTPGYAPADGSVRGRVGTPDIVSMLTLEAALDVWDGVSVDTVRAKSLALTDFFLECVEAYVPAGRVTSGTPAAHAERGSQVALRCDEAEPVMRRLIERGVVGDLRPPDVLRFGFTPLYVGFADAERAARVLAEVLAETPPSGPAA, translated from the coding sequence ATGTCTGAGACCACCACCGCGACCAGGACGGAAGACCTCCGCGCGCGGGCGCTGAAGCTCGACGCCACCGACCCGCTCGCCGCCCGCCGCGAGCTCTTCGCGCTCGACGACGGCGTCTACCTCGACGGCAACTCGCTGGGCGCGCTGCCCGTCCACGTCCCCGCCCGGGTGCAGGACGTCCTCACCCGCCAGTGGGGCCAGCTGCGCATCCGGTCCTGGGGCGAGAGCGGCTGGTGGACCGCGCCCGAGCGGATCGGCGACCGGATCGCCCCGCTCGTCGGGGCCGCCGCCGGGCAGATCGTCGTCGGCGACTCGACCAGCGTGAACGTCTTCAAGGCCGTCGTCGCCGCGGCCCGGATCGCGGGCGAGGGACGCGACGAGATCCTGGTTGACGCGACGACCTTTCCCACGGACGGGTACATCGCGGCGTCCGCCGCCCGGCTCACCGGCCACCGGCTCGTGCCCGTCGCGCCGGACGACGTACCGGCCGCGCTCGGTCCTCGTACCGCCGTGGTCCTGCTCAACCACGTCGACTACCTCTCCGGCCGGCTGCACGACCTGCCCGGGCTGACCGCCGCCGTCCACGCGGCGGGCGCGGTCGCGGTGTGGGACCTCTGCCACAGCGCCGGCGCGCTGCCCGTCGGGCTCGACGAGCACGGGGTGGACCTGGCGGTCGGCTGTACGTACAAGTACCTCAACGGCGGCCCCGGTTCGCCCGCGTACCTGTACGTGGCCGAGCGCCACCAGGCCGCCTTCGACTCGCCGCTGCCGGGCTGGAACTCGCACGCCGACCCGTTCGGCATGACGCCCGGCTACGCCCCCGCGGACGGTTCCGTACGGGGCCGGGTCGGCACCCCCGACATCGTCTCCATGCTGACGCTGGAAGCGGCGCTCGACGTCTGGGACGGGGTGTCGGTGGACACCGTACGAGCCAAGTCCCTGGCGCTGACGGACTTCTTCCTGGAGTGCGTCGAGGCGTACGTTCCGGCGGGCCGGGTCACCTCCGGCACCCCGGCCGCGCACGCCGAACGCGGCAGTCAGGTCGCCCTGCGCTGCGACGAGGCCGAGCCCGTGATGCGCCGCCTCATCGAGCGGGGCGTCGTCGGCGACCTGCGGCCGCCGGACGTGCTGCGGTTCGGCTTCACCCCGCTGTACGTCGGATTCGCCGACGCGGAGCGGGCGGCGCGGGTGCTGGCCGAGGTGCTGGCGGAAACCCCGCCGTCCGGCCCGGCCGCCTGA
- a CDS encoding tryptophan 2,3-dioxygenase family protein — MSTNHPDPEATGADTPYLDFAGTTPYEDYVQADVLTHLQHLRSDDPGEMVFLVTTQVMELWFTVIVHEWETATRALREDRIPVARDALKRSLRELEALNESWRPLAGLTPAQFNSYRGSLGEGSGFQSAMYRRMEFLLGDKSASMLVPHRGAPRVHAELEKALGEPSLYDETLALLARRGYAIPEAVTNRDLTKRYEPSPEVEAVWAEIYASDDQNDELVRLGELLTDVGELVWRWRNDHLVATRRAMGSKTGTGGSAGVAWLEKRATKNVFPELWTARSHV; from the coding sequence ATGTCGACCAACCACCCCGACCCCGAAGCCACCGGTGCGGACACCCCGTACCTGGACTTCGCGGGCACGACTCCGTACGAGGACTATGTCCAGGCGGATGTCCTGACCCACCTCCAGCACCTGCGCTCGGACGATCCCGGCGAGATGGTCTTCCTGGTCACCACCCAGGTCATGGAGCTGTGGTTCACGGTCATCGTCCATGAGTGGGAGACCGCCACCCGCGCCCTGCGCGAGGACCGCATACCCGTCGCGCGCGACGCCCTGAAGCGTTCGCTGCGCGAGCTGGAGGCGCTCAACGAGTCCTGGCGGCCGCTGGCCGGACTCACCCCCGCCCAGTTCAACTCCTACCGGGGGTCCCTCGGCGAGGGGTCCGGGTTCCAGTCCGCGATGTACCGGCGGATGGAGTTCCTGCTCGGCGACAAGTCCGCCTCCATGCTGGTGCCGCACCGGGGCGCGCCCCGCGTCCACGCCGAGCTGGAGAAGGCGCTCGGGGAGCCCAGCCTGTACGACGAGACCCTCGCCCTGCTGGCCCGGCGCGGGTACGCCATCCCCGAGGCCGTCACCAACCGGGACCTGACCAAGCGGTACGAGCCGTCGCCCGAGGTCGAGGCCGTGTGGGCGGAGATCTACGCCTCCGACGACCAGAACGACGAGCTGGTCCGCCTCGGTGAGCTGCTCACCGATGTCGGCGAGCTGGTGTGGCGATGGCGCAACGACCACCTCGTCGCCACCCGCCGCGCGATGGGTTCCAAGACCGGCACCGGCGGTTCCGCCGGGGTTGCCTGGCTGGAGAAGCGCGCCACGAAGAACGTGTTCCCGGAGCTGTGGACGGCGCGTAGCCATGTCTGA